The Acidimicrobiales bacterium genome includes a window with the following:
- a CDS encoding nitroreductase family protein, whose translation MTFDTSVTDRLLTTTRAVRKRLDLDRPVEESVILDCLRLAIQAPTGSNAQGWRWVVVTDPDKRSELARMYSEGGAGYLKAAAGQEKDDQTRRVYESALHLTEILGRVPVHVIPCIEGRADKAPNIVSASTYGSIIPAAWNFMLALRSRGLGSAWTTLHLFKEKEAADLLGIPFDKVTQVALIPVAYTVGQDFKPAKRPPVEGITYWDSWGSTR comes from the coding sequence ATGACCTTCGACACCTCCGTCACCGACCGGCTGCTCACGACCACGCGCGCCGTACGCAAGAGGCTCGACCTCGACCGGCCCGTCGAGGAGTCGGTGATCCTCGACTGCCTGCGCCTGGCCATCCAGGCACCGACTGGAAGCAACGCCCAGGGATGGCGCTGGGTAGTCGTAACCGACCCGGACAAACGATCGGAACTGGCGCGTATGTACTCCGAGGGAGGCGCGGGCTATCTGAAAGCCGCCGCCGGCCAGGAGAAGGACGACCAGACGCGGCGGGTCTACGAAAGCGCGCTTCATCTCACCGAGATCCTCGGCCGCGTCCCGGTGCACGTGATCCCGTGCATCGAAGGGCGGGCCGACAAGGCGCCGAACATCGTCTCCGCCTCGACGTACGGGTCGATCATCCCGGCGGCATGGAACTTCATGCTCGCGCTGCGAAGCCGGGGGCTCGGTTCCGCATGGACGACGCTGCATCTGTTCAAGGAGAAAGAGGCGGCCGATTTGCTCGGAATCCCCTTCGACAAGGTTACGCAGGTCGCCTTGATCCCGGTGGCGTACACCGTGGGTCAGGACTTCAAGCCGGCGAAGCGCCCTCCGGTGGAGGGAATCACCTACTGGGATTCATGGGGGTCAACGCGGTAA